In a genomic window of Urocitellus parryii isolate mUroPar1 chromosome 2, mUroPar1.hap1, whole genome shotgun sequence:
- the Prmt2 gene encoding protein arginine N-methyltransferase 2, with amino-acid sequence MATPGDCPRRESEEEEALECGQAQLLQEGPQPEEFVAIADYAATDATQLSFFRGEKILILRQTTADWWWGQRAGCCGYIPANHVGRQVAEYDPEDTWQDEEYFGSYGTLKLHLEMLADQPRTTKYHSVILQNKESLKDKVILDVGCGTGIISLFCAHHARPKAVYAVEASEMAQHTGQLVLQNGFADTITVFQQKVEDVVLPEKVDVLVSEWMGTCLLFEFMIESILYARDAWLKEDGVIWPTTAALHLVPCSADRDYHSKVLFWDNAYEFNLSALKSLAIKEFFSKPKYNHILKPEDCLSEPCTILQLDMRTVQVSDLETMRGELRFEIQKAGTLHGFTAWFSVHFQSLQEGQPQQVLSTGPLHPTTHWKQTLFMMDDPVPVHSGDMVTGSIVLQRNPVWRRHMSVTLSWAVASREDPTSQRVGEKVFPIWR; translated from the exons GAGGAAGAAGCCCTGGAATGTGGGCAGGCGCAGCTCCTGCAGGAGGGCCCGCAGCCAGAGGAGTTCGTGGCTATTGCCGACTATGCTGCCACCGATGCCACCCAG CTCAGttttttcagaggagaaaaaattctTATCCTGAGACAAACCACGGCCGACTGGTGGTGGGGCCAGCGCGCGGGCTGCTGCGGGTACATCCCTGCAAACCACGTGGGCAGGCAGGTGGCGGAGTACGACCCCGAGGACACGTGGCAGGACGAGGAGTACTTCGGCAGCTATGGGACCTTG AAACTTCACTTGGAGATGTTGGCAGACCAGCCGCGGACAACCAAGTACCACAGCGTTATCCTGCAGAACAAGGAGTCCCTGAAGGACAAGGTCATCCTGGACGTTGGCTGTGGCACCGGGATCATCAGCCTCTTCTGTGCACACCACGCTCGGCCCAAGGCA GTGTATGCCGTGGAGGCCAGCGAGATGGCACAGCACACAGGCCAGCTGGTCCTGCAGAACGGCTTTGCCGACaccatcactgtgttccagcagaaGGTGGAGGATGTGGTGCTGCCCGAGAAGGTGGACGTGTTGGTGTCCGAGTGGATGGGCACCTGCCTGCTG TTTGAGTTCATGATCGAGTCCATCCTGTATGCCCGGGATGCCTGGCTGAAGGAGGACGGGGTCATCTGGCCGACCACGGCGGCGCTGCACCTGGTGCCCTGCAGTGCTGACAGGGACTACCACAGCAAGGTGCTCTTCTGGGACAACGCCTACGAGTTCAACCTCAGTGCGCTCAA atcTTTAGCAATCAAGGAGTTTTTTTCAAAGCCCAAGTATAATCACATCTTGAAGCCAGAAGATTGTCTGTCTGAACCGTGCACCATATTGCAGCTGGACATGAGAACCGTGCAAGTCTCTGACCTGGAG ACCATGCGTGGTGAGTTGCGCTTTGAAATCCAGAAAGCTGGCACCCTGCACGGCTTCACCGCCTGGTTCAGTGTGCACTTCCAGAGCCTGCAGGAGGGCCAGCCCCAGCAGGTGCTCAGCACAGGCCCGCTGCACCC CACCACACACTGGAAGCAGACCTTGTTCATGATGGACGACCCAGTCCCGGTCCACTCGGGAGACATGGTCACTGGGTCCATTGTACTGCAAAGAAATCCGGTGTGGAGGAGGCACATGTCCGTCACTCTAAGCTGGGCCGTGGCTTCCAGAGAAGACCCCACATCTCAGAGA GTGGGGGAGAAGGTCTTTCCCATCTGGAGATGA